The sequence GTAGCTCGGGACAGTTAAATAGAATGGTTACTAACAAGTAGTGATGAAGATTATTTTTGCTGCACTGATAAGAGCGGAGCGGGAAGGAGGCTATTCGGTAGTGTGTCCTGAGTTTGGTGTTGCGAGTCAGGGTGAAACAATCGAGGAGGCGAAGCGGAACATTGTGGAGGCAGTTGAGTTATATCTCGAATCTGCGAAGGATCTCGGCATTTTGGATGAGATATTAGAAGAAGCGGGCATTGAGACGATGGAGCAGGAAGAATCGATTGTGCTCGGTGAATAC comes from Methanomicrobia archaeon and encodes:
- a CDS encoding type II toxin-antitoxin system HicB family antitoxin, translated to MKIIFAALIRAEREGGYSVVCPEFGVASQGETIEEAKRNIVEAVELYLESAKDLGILDEILEEAGIETMEQEESIVLGEYVTTPLQACVE